From the genome of Homalodisca vitripennis isolate AUS2020 chromosome 8, UT_GWSS_2.1, whole genome shotgun sequence, one region includes:
- the LOC124367109 gene encoding dynein axonemal intermediate chain 4-like encodes MPNSKPKLSKSTPVLGVTTNKSGNEKKSQVEIAGDKRLSGDYKAKRRKSSNAKHRLRIVENVEKGNKKQRYPYLIYEEEVNQTPKSLQDPEYPAMEDHILSGPAASKRRKTTREYSSIESPSISSLASRCSVGVASRQSVVSVNKFQSLDSLPSVMNFSSLVDYDHEYEFRFSDVPSMFRLREDPPEKKAKIVNEFLISLSETGTMFQLTIPSCAVKLESDCGMETVRMNDQYESKLNAHRAVSHSATQTSPVCLKHLDLFVPRVRRNNASAFASVWDIYDTYKFDGRMSVMSTFSREEGEVDYIVEARQDDTYKRRFEYLNQTFDCDFLNSLMIMERMVGKNAFGEKQCDFQGLLVEDPLSLDAKCNYSLVHLWTFRLRPPVKNTRVTSLCWSTQNHNVLAVGYGKFKYSDNCEGLVCIWNVKNTKDPERLYHFKDPVTCVSFSPNRPQILAVSFYNGLVLLMDIISRTLMVKASNSHYPLYYPVWRVLWYPHDPLESGQTLITCSENGRLFKYKKTKFFTSKKIMTVSRPHEGPPVQGVYRPRKCFSRKTTCRLNPSAEVLVLHPEDPLVYLVGTSEGCVYVCSVNHRYDYVDVFVAHSGPVYNIQFNPFCSKVFLTCGADFCVRIWAEGIFDPLMKLESGLSPVQDALWNPLHSTVIVSITGAHIEIWDIRRRISKPKSSTVSPSKSFNTVIQFSANKYNLCVGDSDGNVHVMALTEMPFSPMFQEEVLAQSIQNALISHPDMLKRLWTLGPPFVKSVKTYKDRLHNTFSNMFRDV; translated from the coding sequence ATGCCAAATTCCAAGCCAAAACTCTCCAAAAGCACCCCTGTTTTGGGTGTTACGACGAACAAATCTGGAAATGAGAAGAAGTCACAAGTAGAGATAGCTGGCGATAAGCGACTCTCGGGTGACTATAAGGCTAAACGTAGGAAGTCCTCCAACGCCAAGCACAGGCTGCGTATCGTTGAAAACGTGGAAAAGGGAAATAAAAAGCAACGATACCCCTACTTGATATACGAGGAAGAAGTAAACCAGACCCCTAAGTCTCTTCAGGACCCCGAGTATCCGGCCATGGAAGACCACATACTTTCCGGCCCCGCAGCATCCAAACGTCGTAAAACTACCAGAGAATACTCCAGTATCGAGTCTCCGTCCATCAGTTCCCTGGCATCACGATGTTCTGTCGGTGTAGCGAGTCGGCAAAGCGTCGTAAGTGttaataaattccaaagtttaGACAGTTTGCCTTCTGTAATGAATTTCTCATCACTGGTTGACTACGATCACGAATACGAGTTCAGATTCTCTGATGTTCCTTCGATGTTTAGACTGAGAGAAGACCCACCGGAGAAAAAGGCGAAAATAGTAAATGAATTCTTAATCAGTCTCAGTGAGACAGGCACGATGTTCCAGTTAACAATTCCGTCTTGTGCTGTCAAATTGGAGTCAGACTGTGGCATGGAAACGGTCAGGATGAATGATCAGTACgagagtaaattaaacgcccacCGAGCTGTCTCTCACTCCGCGACTCAGACTTCACCCGTGTGCTTAAAACACCTGGATCTCTTCGTGCCTCGGGTCCGTAGAAATAACGCCTCAGCTTTTGCGTCGGTCTGGGATATCTATGATACTTACAAATTTGACGGAAGAATGTCCGTAATGTCGACATTTTCAAGGGAGGAAGGTGAAGTGGACTATATCGTAGAGGCCCGGCAAGACGATACTTACAAGAGAAGGTTCGAATATCTAAACCAAACGTTCGATTGCGATTTTTTAAATTCGTTGATGATCATGGAGAGGATGGTTGGGAAGAACGCGTTTGGTGAAAAACAGTGCGACTTCCAAGGTTTACTCGTGGAAGATCCTCTCTCCTTGGACGCTAAATGCAACTACAGCCTCGTGCACTTGTGGACGTTCCGGCTCAGGCCACCCGTCAAGAATACTAGAGTGACGTCCTTGTGTTGGTCTACACAAAACCACAACGTTTTGGCGGTCGGCTATGGCAAGTTCAAGTACTCTGACAACTGCGAGGGATTGGTGTGTATATGGAATGTAAAGAATACGAAGGACCCTGAGAGACTTTACCACTTCAAAGACCCCGTCACTTGCGTCTCGTTCAGTCCGAACAGGCCTCAAATTCTGGCCGTGAGCTTCTACAACGGTCTCGTGCTTCTGATGGACATCATTAGCCGCACGCTGATGGTGAAGGCCTCTAACAGTCACTACCCCCTGTACTATCCTGTGTGGAGGGTCTTGTGGTATCCTCACGATCCCTTGGAGTCCGGGCAGACTTTGATAACTTGCAGTGAAAACGGGAGGCTTTTCAAGTACAAGAAAACAAAGTTCTTCACAAGCAAGAAGATAATGACGGTGAGCCGACCCCACGAAGGGCCTCCGGTTCAAGGGGTGTACCGTCCAAGGAAGTGCTTCTCGAGGAAGACCACCTGCAGGTTGAATCCCTCGGCGGAGGTCCTGGTGTTACACCCGGAAGACCCTTTAGTGTACCTCGTGGGCACTTCCGAGGGTTGCGTGTACGTGTGTTCTGTGAACCACCGGTACGACTACGTCGACGTGTTCGTGGCGCACAGTGGACCGGTCTACAACATCCAGTTCAACCCGTTCTGCAGCAAAGTGTTCCTCACTTGTGGAGCAGACTTCTGCGTCCGCATCTGGGCCGAGGGCATCTTCGACCCTCTGATGAAACTGGAGAGCGGGTTGTCTCCGGTCCAAGACGCACTCTGGAACCCTCTCCACTCCACGGTGATCGTCAGCATCACGGGGGCCCACATCGAGATCTGGGACATCCGCAGGAGAATCTCCAAGCCGAAGTCTTCGACAGTGTCGCCCTCTAAGTCCTTCAATACGGTGATCCAGTTCAGCGCCAACAAGTACAATCTGTGCGTGGGCGATTCTGACGGGAACGTGCACGTCATGGCGCTGACGGAGATGCCCTTCAGTCCCATGTTCCAGGAGGAGGTGCTCGCCCAGTCCATCCAGAACGCGCTTATCTCGCACCCCGACATGCTGAAGCGCTTGTGGACCCTCGGTCCTCCATTCGTCAAGTCTGTCAAGACCTACAAAGACCGGCTGCACAACACATTCTCAAATATGTTCAGAGATGTTTGA